In a genomic window of Thermoproteus tenax Kra 1:
- a CDS encoding DUF996 domain-containing protein has product MDAETAKILAGVGAILAAVGAFEHIVGIIGVILMLVGLISLADIFGDQKMRSDSVMWFIYAIIAFLVLTIGGALSLFSLFSLMEFALFPPGGFGHMALLGIVVFIIVLVIAFVFFLLSADKFKSVMAVLGQRTGESLFGTAGTLYYWGAVLTIVIVGAVLLFVALILAGIAFLTAKIPQASSQR; this is encoded by the coding sequence ATGGACGCAGAGACCGCGAAGATTCTGGCGGGCGTCGGCGCTATTCTGGCGGCAGTCGGAGCCTTTGAGCACATAGTTGGCATAATAGGCGTCATCCTCATGTTGGTGGGGCTCATATCGCTCGCCGATATATTTGGGGATCAGAAGATGAGGAGCGACTCCGTGATGTGGTTTATATACGCGATAATAGCCTTCTTGGTATTGACTATAGGCGGCGCTCTGAGCCTCTTCTCTCTATTCTCGTTGATGGAATTCGCCTTATTTCCTCCGGGCGGCTTTGGACATATGGCGCTTTTGGGCATAGTCGTATTCATAATCGTCCTCGTGATAGCCTTCGTCTTCTTCCTACTGTCGGCGGATAAGTTCAAGAGCGTCATGGCCGTGTTGGGCCAGAGGACTGGGGAGAGCCTCTTCGGCACTGCGGGCACTTTGTACTATTGGGGCGCCGTTCTCACAATAGTGATCGTCGGCGCAGTGTTGCTGTTCGTGGCGCTAATTTTGGCCGGGATAGCGTTCTTGACGGCGAAGATCCCTCAAGCCTCTAGTCAAAGATAG
- a CDS encoding DUF4129 domain-containing protein codes for MRRLALAVLLAELLAVWILASSLRPVLLKPSGAVSSGIPGGLSLPSLPIPIIPSLPEINVTLPNITLPNISLLIPPLALPSIPNFMNLGLGPGLGGLGLGGAGGFGAGAGSSGSGQTGASQPAQGEAHPFSIQIVELNIWPLLLLLAVIAALAAAAARGRLARARSKEPGEAEARPSPPRGEDLLGQPQTEPGEVAEEPQMAVWRPAPLRGWGGSELLSLPIPPDLPLIWEYGAPLPAEPRQGASVSVSPPGSFTAGAIHMPEKGCYTVEATAGMKREAHRIRAVKYDEDVVSLFRLNAGRLAGPTPYTAREIAALLREEGSVKDAESALALVRIFEEVRYGGRRIGRGRYEEYLRALARALKEPKALIC; via the coding sequence GTGAGACGCCTCGCCTTAGCGGTCTTGTTGGCCGAGCTTTTGGCCGTCTGGATACTTGCGTCCTCTCTAAGGCCCGTCCTCCTCAAGCCGTCCGGCGCCGTCAGCTCCGGCATCCCCGGCGGCCTCTCGCTACCCAGCTTGCCCATCCCGATAATTCCAAGCCTGCCGGAGATCAATGTAACTTTACCCAACATTACTCTGCCCAATATATCTCTGCTCATACCGCCGTTGGCTCTACCCTCTATACCCAATTTTATGAACCTCGGTCTCGGGCCCGGCCTCGGCGGATTAGGGCTCGGCGGCGCAGGCGGCTTCGGCGCCGGAGCTGGATCGAGCGGCTCTGGCCAGACGGGGGCGAGCCAACCGGCGCAAGGCGAGGCGCACCCTTTTTCCATCCAGATAGTGGAGTTGAACATATGGCCCCTTTTACTACTGCTGGCGGTGATCGCGGCCTTGGCCGCTGCGGCGGCGCGCGGCCGGCTGGCCAGAGCCAGATCTAAAGAACCGGGCGAGGCGGAGGCGAGGCCATCGCCGCCTAGGGGGGAGGACCTTCTGGGCCAGCCGCAGACGGAGCCGGGCGAAGTTGCAGAGGAGCCGCAGATGGCCGTCTGGAGGCCCGCGCCGTTGAGGGGATGGGGAGGCAGCGAGCTCCTATCTCTGCCCATACCGCCCGATCTGCCGCTCATCTGGGAGTACGGAGCGCCTCTCCCGGCCGAGCCCCGCCAAGGAGCTTCAGTCTCCGTGTCGCCCCCAGGCTCCTTCACCGCCGGGGCCATACATATGCCGGAAAAGGGATGTTACACTGTAGAGGCGACTGCAGGTATGAAGAGGGAGGCGCACAGAATAAGGGCGGTGAAATACGACGAAGACGTCGTCAGCTTGTTCAGACTGAACGCCGGAAGGCTCGCAGGCCCAACTCCCTATACGGCCAGAGAGATAGCGGCCCTCCTCAGAGAGGAGGGCTCGGTGAAGGACGCCGAAAGCGCTCTGGCCCTCGTGAGGATCTTTGAAGAGGTGAGATACGGCGGAAGGAGGATCGGCAGAGGCAGATATGAGGAGTATCTGAGGGCGCTCGCCAGAGCTCTAAAGGAGCCCAAGGCGTTGATCTGCTGA
- a CDS encoding AAA family ATPase, whose protein sequence is MSSLQEVAGRASAVLGEVERYFVGKREVLEKVLAAIFAGGHVLLEDVPGVGKTILSKMLARALGLKYSRIQFTPDLLPSDILGTKVWRQEKGSFELVLGPIFANFVLADEINRAPPKVQSALLEAMQEGQVTIEGETVELPRPFVVVATQNPIEFEGTYPLPEAQLDRFMIKIKLGYPEDEAELLRRRISWRTDDPSAKVSQVFTSDELMRVRQLIEERVSVDDDVTKYIASFRAIRRDPRVAAGPSPRGLMSLMSLARALAALEGRDYVVPDDVKKVAVEALGHRVILKPEVALEGVSGEDVVREYLSKLPVPK, encoded by the coding sequence GTGTCCTCTCTTCAAGAGGTGGCCGGCAGAGCCTCCGCAGTTCTCGGCGAAGTCGAGAGGTACTTCGTCGGTAAAAGGGAGGTTCTGGAGAAGGTGTTGGCCGCGATCTTCGCGGGCGGACACGTCTTGCTCGAGGATGTGCCGGGCGTCGGCAAGACGATTCTCTCCAAAATGCTCGCGAGAGCGCTCGGCCTCAAATACAGCAGAATACAGTTCACGCCGGATCTTCTGCCGAGTGACATCTTGGGCACTAAGGTCTGGAGGCAGGAGAAGGGCTCGTTCGAGCTCGTGTTGGGGCCGATCTTCGCCAACTTCGTCTTGGCCGACGAGATAAACAGAGCTCCCCCCAAGGTCCAGTCGGCTTTGCTCGAGGCGATGCAGGAGGGACAGGTGACCATCGAGGGGGAGACCGTAGAGCTCCCCAGACCCTTCGTGGTAGTTGCCACTCAGAACCCCATAGAGTTCGAGGGCACTTACCCGCTGCCCGAGGCCCAGTTGGACAGATTTATGATAAAGATCAAGCTGGGCTACCCCGAGGATGAGGCGGAGCTCTTGAGGAGGAGGATCTCGTGGCGCACCGACGACCCCTCGGCCAAAGTATCGCAGGTGTTCACGTCGGACGAGCTCATGAGAGTGAGGCAGCTCATCGAGGAGAGGGTGTCCGTTGACGACGACGTAACGAAATATATAGCGAGCTTTAGGGCGATAAGGCGCGATCCCCGCGTGGCCGCCGGGCCCAGCCCCCGCGGCCTCATGTCGTTGATGAGCCTCGCAAGAGCCCTCGCCGCTTTGGAGGGGAGGGACTACGTTGTGCCGGACGACGTCAAAAAGGTGGCTGTAGAGGCGCTGGGGCACAGAGTGATCTTAAAGCCGGAGGTAGCTCTGGAGGGAGTCAGCGGGGAGGACGTAGTTAGAGAGTACTTGTCCAAATTGCCTGTGCCGAAATGA
- a CDS encoding DUF58 domain-containing protein: MREGLRLLLYLLVLPIVAGLISALTTSIWLIPAVLFPAIAAALLLLVSAEPEVKVSYQLERNTARIDDEVKAKVRVEARRGFGILLVRAPPIPGTRMAEAFEVAEGNNVFVFFKGLGPLAQEVEYKLKPVVRGRYELGAVEYSFYNALHLHKPLEGRLQLDGEIQVLPRVKIVNRILGSAKPRETAPRLTASRLGPYSTEFKSIRRYIPGDPYKFINWKATARSPRGALLVNEYEREGLRTALILLDAGSAMMYGTLEENPLEYGISLALSLARALLRYGYNVGLWVMPKGPRLMPSSGSTQYFRILRALLLVRAGAEGAYRVDGALKRILNETKPAVIFITNLTKESAGKAVQLAEQIKARMLLVDVTPESILAGRLMQQYGGTRACGRSAKRRLHALLPRNVKVVAWDPACEGVGMAIARITARMGRWI, from the coding sequence ATGAGGGAGGGCTTAAGGCTCCTGCTGTATCTTTTGGTCCTGCCCATCGTCGCAGGTCTGATCTCGGCGTTGACTACGTCGATATGGCTCATACCTGCGGTCTTGTTCCCCGCCATCGCCGCAGCCCTGCTTCTGTTGGTCAGCGCGGAGCCCGAGGTGAAGGTATCCTATCAGCTCGAGAGAAACACGGCGCGAATCGACGACGAGGTGAAGGCGAAGGTGAGAGTTGAGGCGAGGAGAGGGTTCGGCATCCTCCTCGTCAGAGCGCCCCCCATCCCCGGGACCCGCATGGCCGAGGCCTTCGAAGTGGCTGAGGGCAACAACGTGTTCGTCTTCTTCAAAGGGCTGGGGCCGTTGGCCCAGGAGGTCGAATACAAGCTGAAGCCCGTCGTCAGAGGGAGGTACGAGCTAGGCGCCGTTGAATACTCCTTCTACAACGCGCTCCACCTCCACAAGCCTCTTGAGGGGCGCCTTCAGCTCGACGGCGAGATCCAAGTGCTCCCTAGAGTCAAAATAGTCAATAGAATATTGGGGAGCGCCAAGCCCAGGGAGACTGCGCCGAGGTTGACGGCCTCCAGACTCGGCCCCTATTCCACCGAGTTTAAGTCTATCAGGAGGTATATCCCGGGCGATCCCTACAAGTTCATCAACTGGAAGGCGACGGCGCGGAGCCCTAGGGGCGCGCTGCTCGTCAACGAGTACGAGAGGGAGGGGCTGAGGACGGCCCTGATTCTGTTGGACGCAGGATCCGCCATGATGTACGGCACCCTCGAGGAGAACCCGCTGGAGTACGGCATCTCCCTCGCCCTCTCGCTGGCGAGAGCGCTGTTGAGGTACGGATACAACGTGGGGCTCTGGGTGATGCCCAAGGGGCCCCGCCTTATGCCGAGCTCCGGCTCTACTCAGTACTTCCGCATTTTGAGGGCCCTCCTCCTAGTGAGGGCGGGCGCCGAGGGGGCCTATAGAGTCGACGGGGCCCTCAAGAGGATTTTGAACGAGACCAAGCCCGCCGTGATATTTATAACGAACCTCACAAAGGAGAGCGCCGGCAAGGCCGTCCAGCTGGCGGAGCAGATAAAGGCCAGGATGTTGTTAGTCGACGTAACGCCCGAGTCTATCTTGGCGGGGAGGCTCATGCAACAGTACGGAGGGACGAGGGCCTGCGGCCGCTCAGCCAAAAGGAGGCTCCACGCGCTGTTGCCCAGGAACGTGAAAGTCGTGGCATGGGACCCCGCGTGCGAGGGAGTTGGGATGGCCATAGCCAGAATTACGGCCAGAATGGGCAGGTGGATATGA
- a CDS encoding MFS transporter, whose product MQPGGYTIAARLERLPWTSFHTRLLVLLSIGEFFELYDLFVGGFAVVPISHYYGISLASAIYYTIALLFLGAFVGAIAFTLIGDAWGRRSALLFNLALMSLAYLATPFAPDPLTLGLLRFLAGLGVGPEALIVLDIMISEFFPAKFRGRALATAYTISWTAPLVVAALAYFLVPRTILGLQGWQWLFIIGGLGVLLFLPYRFLIPESPRWLEVKGRAAEADKIVSKMEETARRERGELPEPPQVEVVRSERIPIGELFSREYRRRTIMLWIFEFLQTGVYYGFASLAPSVLYVKGFTIVRTLEYTMMIYASYFISSVISIFVIDSVKFDRKWQVALVALLMGVVGLAFGLSTTPAQVVATGFMFGLLSNIFSNAFHQYGAELYPTRIRAFADGVQYSLSRLGNYVWLSVLPLVLTAYGPLAMYMVVFAMAVAVFLDVGILGPRASQMALERLSR is encoded by the coding sequence ATGCAACCGGGCGGATACACCATAGCGGCCAGACTTGAGAGACTTCCGTGGACGTCCTTCCACACGCGGCTGCTCGTCTTACTCTCCATAGGGGAGTTCTTCGAGCTCTACGACCTTTTCGTCGGAGGCTTCGCTGTAGTGCCCATCTCCCATTATTACGGCATATCGTTGGCCTCGGCGATCTACTACACTATAGCCCTGCTCTTCCTCGGAGCCTTCGTTGGCGCAATAGCCTTCACTTTAATAGGCGATGCGTGGGGCAGGAGGTCGGCCTTGTTGTTCAACCTCGCGTTGATGAGCCTGGCCTATCTGGCCACGCCCTTCGCGCCCGACCCGCTCACCCTGGGGCTCCTCAGATTTTTGGCTGGGCTAGGAGTGGGGCCCGAGGCCTTGATAGTGTTGGACATCATGATCTCCGAGTTCTTCCCGGCGAAATTCAGAGGCAGAGCCTTGGCGACGGCTTACACTATATCGTGGACGGCGCCCTTGGTCGTCGCTGCGCTCGCCTACTTCCTAGTGCCTCGGACAATACTGGGGCTACAGGGATGGCAGTGGCTTTTTATAATCGGAGGATTGGGGGTCTTGTTGTTTCTTCCATACCGCTTCTTGATACCTGAGTCGCCGCGCTGGCTTGAGGTCAAGGGGAGAGCCGCGGAGGCGGACAAGATAGTCTCAAAGATGGAGGAGACGGCGCGGAGAGAAAGGGGGGAGCTCCCGGAGCCTCCCCAGGTTGAGGTGGTAAGGAGCGAGAGGATCCCAATAGGCGAACTCTTCAGCAGAGAGTACAGAAGGAGGACCATTATGTTGTGGATATTCGAGTTTCTGCAGACCGGCGTCTACTACGGCTTCGCCTCGCTCGCCCCCTCAGTGCTCTACGTCAAGGGCTTTACGATAGTGAGGACGTTGGAGTACACTATGATGATATATGCCTCGTACTTCATCTCCTCAGTGATATCTATATTTGTAATAGACAGCGTTAAGTTCGACAGAAAGTGGCAGGTGGCCTTAGTGGCCCTATTGATGGGCGTGGTCGGGCTGGCCTTCGGCCTATCAACGACGCCGGCGCAAGTGGTGGCCACCGGCTTTATGTTCGGGCTCTTGTCCAATATATTCTCCAACGCCTTCCATCAGTACGGCGCAGAGCTTTACCCGACGAGGATAAGGGCGTTTGCAGACGGCGTGCAGTACTCTCTGAGCAGGTTGGGAAACTACGTCTGGCTCTCCGTGCTTCCCCTTGTGTTGACAGCCTATGGCCCCCTTGCGATGTACATGGTCGTATTCGCCATGGCGGTAGCCGTGTTCCTAGACGTGGGGATACTGGGCCCCCGCGCCTCACAGATGGCCCTCGAGAGGCTCAGCAGATAG
- the thiC gene encoding phosphomethylpyrimidine synthase ThiC → MKTAILAARAGRTEDFADVTKVEGVSPEKLRDRIARGQAIVIRNAARPPKRVTAVGKGLTTKVNINVGTSGEVADLDAELKKVAVANRWGDTVMDLSVGGDLDSIRRRLIEAAEIPLGTVPVYQAFIESFSRRGGGAYFTEEDLLKTVERHLKDGVAFMTIHAAVTRDLAVKVLKSERVIPVVSRGGDMIIGWMLHNRSENPYLKNWDYLLELFAEYDAVISIGDALRPGAIADAHDEFHIAELVEASRLAKKAVKRGVQVMLEGPGHVPLNDVIWTIKLEKRLTGGIPYYVLGPLPTDVAAPYDHIASAAGAALAAAAGADLLCYLTPAEHLALPTVEQVEEGAKAYRVAAHIGDIVKLGPRASKWDREVSVYRGRLQWKEMISRLIDPEAAWRVYTQYGEPKTSACTMCGGYCPMMWAREQAKRVDL, encoded by the coding sequence ATGAAAACCGCCATATTGGCCGCAAGGGCGGGGAGGACCGAGGATTTCGCAGATGTGACGAAAGTTGAGGGGGTCTCCCCCGAGAAGCTCCGAGACAGAATCGCTAGAGGTCAGGCCATCGTCATAAGAAATGCGGCGAGGCCGCCCAAGAGGGTCACAGCCGTGGGGAAGGGGCTTACGACGAAGGTCAACATAAACGTGGGCACCTCGGGGGAAGTGGCCGACTTGGACGCAGAGCTGAAGAAGGTCGCCGTGGCCAACAGGTGGGGGGACACAGTAATGGACTTAAGCGTCGGGGGAGATCTCGACTCCATAAGGAGGAGGCTCATAGAGGCCGCCGAAATACCTCTGGGCACAGTCCCGGTCTATCAGGCGTTCATAGAGTCCTTCTCCAGGAGGGGCGGAGGCGCATACTTCACTGAGGAGGACCTCCTCAAGACCGTCGAGAGACACCTTAAAGACGGCGTGGCGTTTATGACTATACACGCCGCCGTGACGAGGGACTTGGCCGTCAAAGTGCTCAAGAGCGAGAGAGTTATACCGGTGGTCTCGCGGGGCGGCGACATGATAATAGGCTGGATGCTCCACAACAGATCCGAGAACCCGTACCTCAAGAACTGGGACTACCTCCTGGAGCTATTCGCCGAATATGACGCCGTTATATCTATAGGGGACGCTCTCAGGCCCGGCGCCATCGCCGATGCCCACGATGAGTTCCATATAGCGGAGCTCGTGGAGGCCTCGCGGCTGGCCAAGAAGGCGGTGAAGAGGGGGGTGCAGGTCATGTTGGAGGGGCCGGGCCACGTCCCTCTCAACGACGTAATATGGACTATAAAGCTAGAGAAGAGGCTCACCGGAGGGATCCCCTACTATGTTCTGGGCCCTCTGCCCACAGACGTGGCGGCCCCCTACGACCACATCGCCTCCGCCGCCGGAGCTGCTCTTGCGGCGGCCGCAGGCGCCGACCTCCTCTGTTACCTCACTCCGGCCGAGCATCTGGCTCTGCCCACTGTGGAACAAGTGGAGGAGGGGGCCAAGGCATACAGAGTGGCCGCCCACATAGGAGATATAGTCAAACTGGGACCCCGCGCCTCCAAATGGGACAGAGAGGTCAGCGTCTACAGGGGCAGACTGCAGTGGAAGGAGATGATCTCGCGCCTCATAGACCCCGAGGCGGCGTGGAGAGTCTACACACAGTACGGCGAGCCGAAGACCTCGGCATGTACTATGTGCGGAGGATACTGCCCCATGATGTGGGCTAGAGAGCAGGCCAAAAGGGTGGACCTATGA
- the pdxS gene encoding pyridoxal 5'-phosphate synthase lyase subunit PdxS: MIADVHEQLEKLRDLMYGLLELRDRLKSLGIAWPRPLPDGATIGTVRVKTGLPAMMRRGVIMDVTNVEQAQIAEEAGAVGVMVLDKLPYDVRKAGGVARMADVKVIEEVMSHITIPVSAKVRIGHYYEAVVLQQIGVDLIDESEVLTPVDEQHHINKWSFTVPFVNGCRELCEALRRISEGASMIRSKGEAGTGNVSEAVKHFKALYGAIEELSAALKLGDEEKIRDYARRCQAPFELVALTAKLGRLPVVTFAAGGIATPADAALMMWLGADGVFVGSGIFKSQDPRERAQAIVLATSYWDDPEAVVEAQRMVSERSAMMGLDVRTLKPEELLQTRGL, translated from the coding sequence ATGATCGCGGACGTCCACGAACAGTTGGAGAAGCTGAGGGATCTGATGTACGGCCTATTAGAGCTGAGAGATAGGCTCAAATCGCTCGGCATCGCTTGGCCCAGGCCGTTGCCCGACGGAGCGACCATAGGGACTGTGAGGGTTAAGACTGGTCTGCCGGCCATGATGAGGAGGGGCGTCATAATGGACGTCACAAATGTGGAGCAGGCACAGATAGCGGAGGAGGCGGGGGCGGTGGGAGTGATGGTCTTGGACAAGCTCCCCTACGACGTAAGGAAGGCCGGGGGAGTGGCGAGGATGGCGGACGTAAAAGTGATAGAGGAGGTTATGTCCCACATCACTATACCTGTCTCCGCCAAAGTCAGAATAGGCCACTACTACGAGGCTGTGGTCCTACAACAGATAGGCGTAGACCTCATAGATGAGTCTGAGGTGCTCACTCCCGTGGACGAACAACACCACATAAACAAATGGTCCTTCACTGTGCCCTTCGTCAACGGTTGCCGCGAGCTGTGCGAGGCCTTGAGGAGGATCTCGGAGGGCGCCTCCATGATCAGATCCAAGGGCGAGGCCGGCACTGGGAACGTGAGCGAGGCTGTGAAACACTTCAAGGCGCTCTACGGGGCAATAGAGGAGCTATCGGCGGCTCTAAAGTTGGGCGACGAGGAGAAGATCAGAGATTACGCCAGAAGGTGCCAAGCGCCGTTCGAGCTCGTCGCTTTGACCGCGAAGCTTGGCAGACTGCCCGTGGTCACCTTCGCCGCAGGCGGCATAGCTACGCCGGCGGACGCGGCCTTGATGATGTGGCTGGGCGCCGACGGAGTGTTCGTAGGCAGCGGGATCTTCAAGAGTCAGGACCCGAGGGAGAGGGCGCAGGCGATCGTCTTGGCTACGTCCTATTGGGACGACCCGGAGGCAGTCGTCGAGGCTCAGAGGATGGTCAGCGAGAGGAGCGCCATGATGGGCCTAGACGTGAGGACGCTGAAGCCCGAGGAGCTCCTCCAGACCAGGGGGCTATGA
- the pdxT gene encoding pyridoxal 5'-phosphate synthase glutaminase subunit PdxT → MRAGVLALQGDVEEHARAFARAAEELRISLEVVEVKRPQQLRELDAIAIPGGESTTIGALAKRTGLLDALRDAVRGGLPTLGTCAGAIFLAKEVKDSVVGETGQPILGLMDIGVVRNAFGRQRESFELDLDTDFGRLRGVFIRAPAIVKVWGGARSAAKMRHPELGEIHAAAVQSNIIATIFHPELSTTAVHRYLLSLAKGRA, encoded by the coding sequence ATGAGGGCCGGAGTTCTGGCCCTACAAGGCGACGTGGAGGAGCACGCCAGAGCCTTCGCGAGGGCGGCGGAGGAGCTGAGGATATCGCTCGAGGTAGTTGAAGTGAAGAGGCCGCAACAGCTAAGAGAATTGGACGCCATAGCTATCCCAGGGGGCGAGTCCACGACCATCGGAGCTCTGGCCAAGAGGACTGGGCTTCTGGACGCTCTGAGGGACGCCGTGAGGGGCGGTCTGCCGACGTTGGGCACTTGCGCGGGCGCTATATTCCTGGCGAAGGAGGTGAAAGACTCGGTTGTGGGCGAGACCGGCCAGCCCATCTTGGGCCTCATGGACATAGGCGTAGTGAGAAACGCCTTTGGGAGACAGAGGGAGTCCTTCGAGCTGGACCTGGACACAGACTTCGGCCGGCTGAGGGGCGTGTTCATAAGGGCCCCCGCCATAGTCAAGGTGTGGGGCGGGGCCAGGTCTGCGGCCAAAATGAGGCACCCGGAGCTCGGCGAGATACACGCCGCGGCCGTTCAGAGCAATATAATCGCCACCATATTCCATCCCGAGCTGTCCACGACGGCCGTCCACAGATACCTCTTGAGCTTGGCCAAGGGCCGCGCCTGA
- a CDS encoding ATP:cob(I)alamin adenosyltransferase, with protein MTFAKPCLMLFSCPGDGGDTLVLHRGRALQASKADPLVKLYGALDTAVAYAHKAAGLLPRPQARVMRLLAFSMTELGFYVATGRALHLDNAVELYRRALKLAYSASGDPPRSWIACSSPECSAVDEARVWARWAERRAVALGEAEAARLLNQLSNLMFEVMATLPHIEYRSRPLRPT; from the coding sequence ATGACCTTCGCCAAACCCTGCCTGATGCTCTTCTCGTGCCCAGGGGACGGGGGAGACACGCTGGTGCTCCACAGAGGCAGAGCGCTCCAGGCCTCCAAGGCTGACCCCCTGGTCAAGCTGTACGGGGCGTTGGACACGGCGGTCGCCTACGCCCACAAGGCCGCAGGCCTCCTCCCCCGCCCGCAGGCCAGAGTCATGAGGCTCCTCGCATTCTCTATGACTGAGCTCGGCTTCTACGTGGCCACGGGCAGAGCGCTCCATCTGGACAACGCCGTGGAGCTCTACAGGAGGGCCCTCAAGCTCGCCTACTCGGCCAGCGGGGATCCCCCGCGCAGCTGGATAGCTTGCTCCTCGCCCGAGTGCTCGGCCGTGGACGAGGCGAGGGTGTGGGCGAGGTGGGCGGAGAGGAGGGCTGTGGCGCTCGGGGAGGCCGAGGCGGCGAGGCTTCTGAACCAGCTCTCCAACCTGATGTTCGAGGTCATGGCCACCCTCCCGCACATAGAGTACAGATCGAGGCCTCTCAGACCTACTTGA
- a CDS encoding 7-carboxy-7-deazaguanine synthase QueE: protein MRVVEIFKSRQGEGPNAGREAAFLRLALCNLRCSWCDTKSSWDGGVEMETEEVLAELKRMGVRHLVVTGGEPLLWKRELVPLVKELKSEGWYIEVETNGTIDPGELAQYVDQFNVSPKLSNSGMPEALRIRPEVLRRYAACEKAVFKLVVERREDAEEVEALIRDFGLPRERVYLMSQCADREECSRRDREVTVPMAESLGVRFTPRLHILEGFK, encoded by the coding sequence ATGAGAGTCGTCGAAATCTTCAAGTCGAGACAGGGGGAGGGGCCCAACGCCGGCAGAGAGGCGGCCTTCCTCAGACTGGCGCTCTGCAACTTGAGGTGCTCGTGGTGCGACACCAAGAGCTCTTGGGATGGCGGCGTCGAGATGGAGACAGAGGAGGTATTGGCCGAGCTGAAGAGGATGGGAGTACGCCACCTAGTTGTCACTGGAGGAGAGCCGTTGCTCTGGAAGAGGGAGCTTGTCCCGCTGGTTAAGGAGCTGAAGTCGGAGGGGTGGTATATAGAGGTTGAGACAAACGGCACAATAGATCCAGGCGAGCTCGCCCAATATGTAGACCAGTTCAATGTGTCGCCCAAGCTGTCCAATTCGGGGATGCCCGAGGCCTTGCGCATAAGGCCTGAGGTGTTGAGGCGGTACGCCGCCTGCGAGAAGGCTGTGTTCAAACTGGTAGTCGAGAGGCGCGAGGACGCCGAAGAGGTAGAGGCTCTGATCAGAGATTTCGGGCTGCCAAGGGAGCGCGTCTACTTGATGTCCCAATGCGCCGACCGCGAGGAGTGCTCCAGGAGGGACAGAGAGGTGACGGTTCCCATGGCCGAGAGCTTGGGAGTCAGATTTACTCCGAGGCTCCACATCCTTGAAGGGTTCAAGTAG
- the nadC gene encoding carboxylating nicotinate-nucleotide diphosphorylase, with product MIEARLFAYRLLDALREDDPFWDLTSAIVPNEEGEACLKTKEDCVLAGVEEVVELLKLLGLGYRVVKGDGETAKAGECFLYIRGPKPDLLKVERVVLNLLMRASGIATATRRILEAARAANPRVKVAATRKTTPFLRYIEKKAVAIGGGDPHRFSLSDAVLIKDNHIKAVGGLERALELARKTAPFTAKIEVEVENVADAIKAAELGADIIMLDNMRPEEVAEVDRRLRERGLRERVVLEASGGIREDNAADYAKYVDVISVGALTHSVKAVDMSMELL from the coding sequence ATGATCGAGGCGAGGCTCTTCGCGTACAGACTGTTGGACGCCCTCAGAGAGGACGACCCATTCTGGGACCTCACCAGCGCCATAGTGCCCAACGAGGAGGGCGAAGCTTGTCTGAAAACTAAGGAGGACTGCGTGTTGGCAGGGGTCGAGGAGGTCGTGGAGCTGTTGAAGCTGTTGGGCCTAGGCTATAGAGTCGTGAAGGGGGACGGAGAGACAGCGAAGGCCGGCGAATGTTTTCTCTACATCAGAGGGCCCAAGCCGGACCTACTGAAGGTCGAGAGAGTCGTCCTCAACTTGTTGATGAGGGCCTCTGGCATAGCCACAGCCACGAGGAGGATTCTGGAAGCGGCTAGGGCGGCCAACCCGAGGGTCAAAGTGGCTGCAACGAGGAAGACGACGCCGTTCCTCCGGTATATAGAGAAAAAGGCTGTGGCCATAGGCGGAGGGGACCCCCACAGATTCAGTCTGAGCGACGCAGTCTTGATAAAGGACAACCATATAAAGGCCGTGGGCGGTCTAGAGAGAGCGTTGGAGCTTGCGAGGAAGACTGCGCCCTTCACGGCGAAGATAGAGGTCGAGGTGGAGAACGTCGCCGACGCGATCAAGGCCGCCGAGCTCGGCGCCGATATAATTATGTTGGACAACATGAGGCCGGAGGAGGTCGCCGAGGTCGACAGAAGGCTGAGGGAGAGGGGCCTCAGAGAGAGGGTCGTGTTGGAGGCCTCCGGCGGAATAAGAGAGGACAACGCGGCCGACTACGCCAAATATGTCGACGTAATATCGGTGGGCGCTCTGACTCACAGCGTCAAAGCTGTCGACATGAGCATGGAGCTGCTATGA